A part of Aegilops tauschii subsp. strangulata cultivar AL8/78 chromosome 2, Aet v6.0, whole genome shotgun sequence genomic DNA contains:
- the LOC141041717 gene encoding uncharacterized protein isoform X3 — MDSVFFLAGFQRSMTALRDLRGMQGAQGLHIQASGNMDLYMEHPKRKQSCSEPVQQASCGKKEVLGLRIQAIDAMDSFVQPCKRNRSCSVPVQRTSVSPRSKSEVPMDVVSSHSSGTGPIVLYELPTADALEAKLVVERDSASALRDEVDMLRKQTTQSVAVLKTTLNIWWISK, encoded by the exons cgaagcatgacggcgctacgggatctg agggggatgcaaggagcacaaggcctgcacatccaagcaagtggtaacatggacttgtacatggaacatcccaagcgcaagcagagctgcagtgagcctgtacaacaagctagc tgtgggaagaaagaagtattgggactgcgtatccaagcaattgatgccatggactccttcgtacaaccttgtaagcgaaatagaagttgcagtgtgcctgtacaaagaactagc gttagcccaagatcaaagagcgaggtccccatggacgttgtatcatcccacagcagtggcaccggcccaatcgtgctttatgaattgccaactgctgatgctctagaggctaaactagtggtagaaagagattctgcttctgcacttagagatgaagttgacatgttgaggaagcaaacaacacaatcagtagcagtactcaagacaacattaaatatttggtggatttcaaaatga
- the LOC141041717 gene encoding uncharacterized protein isoform X2: MDSVFFLAGFQHDGATGSGTHPAHPYNLRGMQGAQGLHIQASGNMDLYMEHPKRKQSCSEPVQQASCGKKEVLGLRIQAIDAMDSFVQPCKRNRSCSVPVQRTSVSPRSKSEVPMDVVSSHSSGTGPIVLYELPTADALEAKLVVERDSASALRDEVDMLRKQTTQSVAVLKTTLNIWWISK, translated from the exons catgacggcgctacgggatctggtacacatcctgcacacccgtataacctt agggggatgcaaggagcacaaggcctgcacatccaagcaagtggtaacatggacttgtacatggaacatcccaagcgcaagcagagctgcagtgagcctgtacaacaagctagc tgtgggaagaaagaagtattgggactgcgtatccaagcaattgatgccatggactccttcgtacaaccttgtaagcgaaatagaagttgcagtgtgcctgtacaaagaactagc gttagcccaagatcaaagagcgaggtccccatggacgttgtatcatcccacagcagtggcaccggcccaatcgtgctttatgaattgccaactgctgatgctctagaggctaaactagtggtagaaagagattctgcttctgcacttagagatgaagttgacatgttgaggaagcaaacaacacaatcagtagcagtactcaagacaacattaaatatttggtggatttcaaaatga